One Roseimaritima multifibrata DNA window includes the following coding sequences:
- a CDS encoding DNA gyrase subunit B → MSDVPSSDSTTPDSDPIGSDETQLEEAGANPHSNRIAANSEYTSKDLQHLSDLEHVRERPGMYIGDTTGRGLHHLVYEVVDNSIDEAMAEFASAVTVTVHTDGSVTVEDDGRGIPVTRHDQLSEEMDREVTTLEGVMTVLKFGGKFQKGAYQTSGGLHGVGVTVVNFLSQWCEVEVSRDGWTWTQQYERGIPQGAVTKGRATKKKGTKTTFKADSEIFSTTKYSYDVLYKRLQELAFLNSGVRIRFLDERNGESGDFKYERGIIEFVEHLNRASDVLHSDVIHIEGERDGVEFEIALQYNTDYTETVQSYVNNIHTIEGGTHVSGFRSALTRTLNNYGRKEGLFKATTPSGDDFREGLTAVISTRVPHPQFEGQTKTKLGNNDVEGIVNGGVGEQLTKFMEENPKAAKAIVRKGLLAAEAREAARKAKDMLRKRKDVLGGGGLPGKLRDCISKKMEECEIYLVEGDSAGGSAEGGRMRNYQAILPLRGKIINAYKSREDKVLANEEVKSMIQAFGTGIGADQDLSKRRYNKIIVMTDADVDGSHIRTLLLCFFYRQMFQLVAGGHVYVAKPPLFRVSKGKERYYVQTEEEMKSQLLERGLADSTFEAEDGRRIEGEEMRKMCHTLAGIEDAIIAMERRGISLKAHALRLDPQTNRLPPLHLFVGVDDHWFHGVEQVDEYLNANNLVLDSEKEKPEPGEEPEAIDLTAEQEATGPSVNLIELHEVRTINTALKDLQQLGISIDDLIPQERTGSTAPRFELLRGEDTRRPLQDLRELLPQVRAAGEKGLAVTRFKGLGEMNAEELRETTLDPANRTLVQVNLSDAGAADEMFRLLMGDKVEPRREFIERHALDVKNLDV, encoded by the coding sequence ATGAGCGACGTCCCTTCGAGCGATTCCACGACTCCTGATTCCGACCCCATTGGTAGTGACGAAACTCAATTGGAGGAGGCGGGTGCCAATCCTCATTCCAACAGAATTGCTGCAAATTCAGAATACACGTCAAAGGATTTACAGCATCTGTCGGACTTGGAGCACGTTCGTGAACGCCCCGGAATGTACATCGGCGATACGACGGGCCGCGGTCTGCATCACCTGGTATACGAGGTGGTCGACAATTCAATCGATGAGGCGATGGCCGAATTCGCCTCCGCCGTCACGGTGACGGTCCATACCGATGGCTCGGTCACCGTCGAAGACGACGGTCGAGGCATCCCGGTCACAAGGCATGATCAGCTGTCCGAAGAAATGGACCGGGAAGTGACGACCCTAGAGGGTGTCATGACCGTCCTGAAGTTTGGCGGCAAGTTCCAAAAAGGGGCCTATCAGACCTCCGGCGGACTGCACGGGGTCGGGGTGACCGTGGTCAATTTTCTGTCGCAGTGGTGTGAAGTCGAAGTGAGTCGCGATGGTTGGACATGGACGCAACAGTATGAACGTGGGATCCCTCAGGGGGCCGTCACCAAAGGACGCGCAACCAAAAAGAAAGGGACCAAAACCACTTTCAAAGCCGATAGCGAGATCTTCAGTACGACCAAGTACTCCTACGACGTCCTTTACAAGCGTTTGCAAGAATTGGCCTTCTTGAATTCGGGCGTCCGAATCCGCTTTTTGGATGAACGAAACGGTGAATCGGGTGATTTTAAGTACGAACGCGGGATCATCGAATTCGTTGAACATCTGAACCGAGCCAGCGACGTATTGCACTCCGATGTGATCCACATCGAAGGCGAACGCGACGGCGTCGAGTTCGAAATCGCCCTGCAGTACAACACCGATTACACCGAAACGGTTCAGTCGTACGTTAACAACATTCACACGATCGAAGGCGGGACCCACGTTTCGGGTTTCCGTTCAGCGCTGACGCGAACGCTGAATAACTATGGTCGCAAAGAAGGCTTGTTTAAGGCGACCACGCCGTCCGGGGATGACTTTCGCGAAGGTTTGACCGCGGTCATCAGTACTCGAGTCCCCCATCCACAGTTTGAAGGCCAGACGAAAACCAAGTTAGGCAATAACGATGTGGAAGGGATCGTGAATGGTGGGGTCGGTGAACAGTTAACCAAGTTCATGGAAGAGAACCCCAAGGCCGCCAAAGCGATCGTCCGCAAAGGGTTGCTGGCCGCGGAAGCACGTGAAGCGGCTCGTAAAGCCAAAGACATGCTTCGCAAGCGTAAGGATGTTCTCGGCGGCGGCGGCTTGCCAGGGAAACTTCGCGATTGCATTAGTAAGAAAATGGAAGAGTGCGAAATCTACCTGGTCGAAGGTGATTCGGCCGGTGGGTCGGCCGAGGGAGGACGGATGCGTAACTATCAAGCGATCCTTCCGCTTCGCGGTAAGATCATCAACGCTTACAAAAGCCGCGAAGATAAGGTCTTGGCCAACGAGGAAGTCAAATCGATGATCCAGGCCTTTGGCACGGGCATCGGAGCCGATCAGGATCTGTCCAAACGACGTTACAACAAAATCATTGTGATGACGGACGCGGACGTGGATGGTAGCCACATCCGCACCTTGCTGCTTTGTTTCTTCTATCGACAGATGTTTCAGCTGGTCGCCGGTGGACACGTCTACGTCGCCAAGCCACCGTTGTTCCGCGTCTCTAAGGGTAAGGAACGGTATTACGTTCAAACCGAAGAGGAAATGAAGTCTCAATTGCTGGAACGTGGTTTGGCCGATAGTACCTTCGAAGCCGAAGATGGACGGCGTATCGAAGGCGAAGAAATGCGGAAAATGTGTCATACCCTGGCCGGCATCGAAGATGCCATCATCGCCATGGAACGCCGCGGTATCAGCCTGAAGGCTCACGCCTTACGGTTGGACCCGCAAACGAATCGTTTGCCTCCGCTGCACCTGTTTGTCGGAGTGGATGACCATTGGTTCCACGGGGTCGAACAGGTTGACGAATATTTGAATGCAAACAACCTCGTTCTGGATAGCGAAAAAGAAAAACCGGAACCGGGGGAGGAACCCGAAGCGATCGATTTGACCGCCGAACAAGAAGCTACGGGGCCTTCGGTCAATTTGATCGAATTGCACGAAGTCCGGACCATCAACACCGCCCTGAAGGATCTCCAGCAGCTGGGCATCAGCATCGACGATTTGATCCCGCAGGAACGGACTGGTAGTACCGCTCCGCGATTTGAATTATTGCGAGGGGAAGATACCCGTCGGCCGCTGCAAGATCTGCGTGAATTGCTTCCGCAGGTTCGGGCAGCAGGTGAAAAAGGGCTGGCTGTGACCCGCTTTAAAGGGCTGGGTGAAATGAATGCCGAAGAGCTTCGCGAAACGACTCTGGATCCGGCCAATCGCACTTTGGTACAAGTCAATCTGTCCGATGCCGGAGCGGCGGACGAAATGTTCCGCCTGCTGATGGGGGACAAAGTCGAACCAAGACGCGAATTCATCGAACGGCATGCACTGGATGTGAAGAATCTGGACGTTTAG